The following proteins are encoded in a genomic region of Arachis ipaensis cultivar K30076 chromosome B02, Araip1.1, whole genome shotgun sequence:
- the LOC107627367 gene encoding uncharacterized protein LOC107627367 codes for MESTSTSTTQSPTSSALPSQPLPDPKGGINAITIHEELSPIEVTQHEDVVEIKKVKAEDEAQEIVEEVIAQPRGGISKDGNVLQKATLISFPTLARKTKKRVELDPKMVEIFKKVEVTIPLYDSIRQVPKYAKFLKDLCMNKEKLNDLETIPLGSSIFALMDDVSEKCSDPGPCLVTCTIDGVQFVDCMCNLGACVSIMPLCVYEVLKLPPLKRSAARFILAGKSIISVVGIAEDVLVTIKGLVFPIDFHILKMPPSDSGRTSSILLGRPFLKTSRFKLDAFLGTYSFEINRREVSFNLDEAMRHPP; via the coding sequence ATGGAATCAACCTCTACCTCTACCACTCAATCCCCAACCTCTAGTGCCTTaccctctcaacctttacccgaccccaaaggtggcatcaatgccatcacaaTTCATGAAGAGCTAAGTCCAATAGAGGTCACTCAACATGAGGATGTGGTTGAGATAAAAAAAGTCAAAGCGGAGGATGAAGCCCAAGAGATAGTTGAAGAAGTGATTGCTCAACCAAGGGGTGGAATTTCCAAGGATGGAAATGTCTTACAAAAAGCTACTCTAATTTcatttcctacattggcaagGAAAACCAAGAAGCGAGTTGAGTTGGATCCCAAAATGGTGGAGAtattcaagaaagttgaggtaactattcctctCTATGATTCTATCCgccaagtacctaaatatgccaaGTTTCTAAAGGACCTATGCATGAACAAGGAGAAGCttaatgatttagaaactattccattgGGAAGCTCAATCTTCGCTTTAATGGATGATGTGTCGGAGAAGTGTAGTGACCCCGGCCCTTGCCTAGTAACTTGCACCATAGATGGAGTCCAATTTGTTGATTGCATGTGCAATCTTGGCGcttgtgtgagtattatgccctTGTGCGTCTATGAGGTCTTAAAGCTTCCGCCATTGAAACGGTCGGCCGCCCGGTTTATTTTGGCAGGCAAAAGCATAATTTCCGTAGTTGGTATTGCGGAGGATGTTCTAGTGACTATAAAGGGGTTGGTCTTCCCGATTGATTTTCATATTCTTAAGATGCCCCCTAGTGATTCCGGGAGGACCTCATCTATCTTGCTTGGGAGGCCGTTCTTGAAGACTTCTCGGTTTAAATTAGATGCGTTTTTGGGTACCTACTCGTTTGAGATCAATAGAAGAGAAGTGAGCTTTAAtcttgatgaagccatgagacATCCACCGTAG